ATTGGTTGTCGTGAGACAACCATTTCTTTTTATATATAGTCCCAAACAATTCTGCCAGTTTTAAAGATCCGTTCCTTTTATTTGTATTGCTCCCATAATGCGGAATAGATGGTATCCCTCGTTTTATCGATCAATCCAGGTGTCTCTGCCTCGGTAAGTGATGCGGTGGGTATTGGGCTATGGATCACAAGTTCCATTTTTCCCGGCCTGAGACGAAAACCATCCCTCTTCAGAACATTATAAGCACCGTTTATAGTCAGAGGCACCACAGGCAGGTCCATATCGTGGGCCAGATAATAGGCACCCCGTTTAAAACGACCCATTTTTCCACTCCGAGTGCGTGCTCCCTCCGGAAATATCACCATAGAGACGCCATCCACTATCTGTTCTTTCGCCTTTTTAATAGAAGCTGCCCGTGCTTTAGGATTGGTGTTGTCCACAAACACATGGCCGGCCTTTTCTGAGGCAAATCCTACGAACGGGATCTTCCGTAAACTCTGTTTTTGCATCCATTTGATATTCTGATTCAGGAAACCGTACACCAGGAAAATATCAAATGCACTCTGGTGATTGGCAACAAACACATATGATTGTCCCCTATCCAGGTTTTCATGCCCTCTGGTCTTCACACGACAAAGAGCGAACCAACAGGTCAGCCTCGACCACCATTTGGGCGGATAATAACCCCAGAACTTACTTCCGAAGAGGGGAGCCATAACCATTACCGTCAATGCCGTAATAAGGGTAAGCACAATAAAGATCGGCACAAATATGAGCCATTGATACAAAAAAACAAGTATATTTTTCACCACCATTCAGTTTTAGTGTGATCACTCTTCTAAATCATTACCAACCTCCCTGTCTCTCGTCAACATCAACGGAAACTTTTTCACAAAAATATACAATTTGAGCATTGCAAAGCGATAAAAAGTCAATTTTTTATCTCCGAAGTTCATTTTTTCGCTGAATATAAAATTTTTATCTCAATTTATTTCCTTGTTTGTTGAATTTTGTGTTTATTTGCGTTACGAAATCAGAAACATAAATTATTATACACACATGAAAGAATTAGCGAGAAACATCGGGGTATGGGTAATGCTCATTGGCGTTGCTATTTTGGTGATTCCCTTTTTGACGGGTGCAACCAATAACACCAATTTAATCATCGGACTGATATTGGTAGTTGAAGGATTACTGGGACATATCTATGTAAATAACATGAAAAA
This window of the Proteiniphilum saccharofermentans genome carries:
- a CDS encoding lysophospholipid acyltransferase family protein: MKNILVFLYQWLIFVPIFIVLTLITALTVMVMAPLFGSKFWGYYPPKWWSRLTCWFALCRVKTRGHENLDRGQSYVFVANHQSAFDIFLVYGFLNQNIKWMQKQSLRKIPFVGFASEKAGHVFVDNTNPKARAASIKKAKEQIVDGVSMVIFPEGARTRSGKMGRFKRGAYYLAHDMDLPVVPLTINGAYNVLKRDGFRLRPGKMELVIHSPIPTASLTEAETPGLIDKTRDTIYSALWEQYK